In the Pedobacter cryoconitis genome, TATACATCCAAAGTAGTTCTTGCTTAGTGAGAAAAGGACAATACTTGCAATTAGATGGAGGTGGTAAAGGCCATGGCGTTACATTGATGTAATCCTGAGCCTTCTGCCTATCAATACCCTCAATGATCATTGGATAAAACCTATTGATACAATTTAGCATCCAAACATTACTACGCTTCTTAGGCTTTATAAACATTTCAATCTGAGCAGCCTTTTTCTGATTCTTAGTTACAGCAACCCGCCCTTCTTCACCAGCAGCGATACCAATTATTACATTAATCTTTCCGTGATCTGTAAAAAATTTACTTATCCACTTACGATTACGGGTATCGTTCGGAACGTCCTGATCATACATTACAGTAGCGATCCAAACGTTAAGAAAATTATAAAAAGGTTTTATCTTCAGGTTATCTGTACAGCTGCGGGGCATCATCATTGACATTATTGAGTTATTCTTAATCATCTGGTGCTCTAACGATGGCCAGGTTTTTGGATGAAAACCCATGTCAGGAGTAATAAAGTAAAACTCGATATCATTATATAAACATAGCCGTCTGATAAACTCAACGTGTTCATAGGTATATTTATGTTCATTTCCTGTATCGCTCATTAACACCAATAACCTACCCTTTACAAATTCGGAACGATATTCTTTAACCCTAATAATTTTATATAGGATGTAAGTACTATCTTGACCGCCACCGAAAGACAATACTGTTAATTCTTCCATTAGGCCACTTCTTTCTTAAGGTCGCGATATCTATTTTTGATAACACTAATATTTTTTTTCATCAGATTAATAATTTTATCATGATGGATTGAAGGTTCATTATTCTTACCTCTAGATTGAATAATCTTCATATTAGTTAGTGATAACTCTATTGTTTCAACAGGATCACCTTCTATTTTAGCAGAAAAGCAAAGTGAGTCAGGTTTGCTATAATATCTATTAGTATAAATGCAATGCTTATGATGATCACCTTCCGCTATAAATTCCTTTACGCTTTCTAAAATTTTAATTGTCAATTCTCCGTCAGAGAAAATGATTCCAAAATATGGTGATTTCTCTTTCAAGTAAGTTTGCTGCTCCTGCTCTGCAAGTAATTTTCGTTTCTCAGCCTGTTCAAGATTTCTTATAGCATCCGCAAATCTTTTTTCTTTAGCCCTCTTTGAGACCAGTCTGTTGTGTTCTTTTTTGAAGTTCGAAGGGCAAACATATTTTGCATTTCTCAGATCTCTGCCATAGTGATTAAGAAGATCCAGATAATCCAAGTATGACACAGCATCTTTTACGAGGTATTTATTCCTAATACATATCTTTATCGAATCCCAATATCTATAAACCTTGTCATTTCTATCACCTAGCCGGGCCGCTAAAAGGCTGTGCTGATCTGCTTTGAGCAATGTTTCGATTTTACTGTCTCTAAGTAGGGCAATAAGCATTGAATAAAGGTTTACACCGGCAACTTTGGATGTAAATCCATTGCGTTTAAAAATTGGCAAACAATTGAATTCTGGAAATATTTTATCAGCGTATATATCATACTTATTTGAACTATAGTAGTTTGAGATATTAGCTCTTATCTCCATATCGCCACCAAAGCCACCGTTTCCATATGATTGTGTTCTACCGACTATAGTAAGCTTTTCACCAGGCTTAAACCATTGTTGAACAATTTCTCTGGTATATACTTTTGGAGTACATCCAGCCTTTTGATCAACTTTAATCTCAAAAAACCGGATTACCTGAAAATCCTCAATAATATTAACTAATGCGACTATGGCATCTTGCTTCAAATTTTTCTTTCTGGTATCCTCAATTATCAATTTCTCTCCACAATTAGGACAATTACATTTTTTGACTTTTTGTGGCCCAGACCAAATATTACCACAATCCATACAGGAAATATGTTTCAATGTCCGGTATCCCTGGTGACGTATGCAATTTTTAAATGCCCACTTCTTTTGATCAGCTGTTAATTCTGGCAAGTACTGACTTAGTGAAAATACTTGTGCCTGAAGTTTAGTTCTTGGTTTCATAACTATCCGAATAAAGTTGGTTGATTAATTGGATCTTGTTTTTTTATAACTTTTTTTACTGGTCTAATTATATTATCAGAAGCAAAGGATTGCTTTATGGCTTCTGAATTATGTTTGATCACTACTTTAGTATTTATTGCGGAGCCAGGAATAATATCGTCTTCATCATAATAATGGACGGCCATACCAAATACCTCTTCATCAGAAAACCCATTACATCCGCTTTTTTGGACTGTGTTAAGGATGTACTTGATACAGTCGTTAATATTTTTATTAGGCTTTTTTAGTGTCTCAAAAAATAGAGAGTCTTTTTCGGCAAGGCTATGTAGATGCGCATTAATAACTTTGGTAAAGTTGTCTGTAGCTTTCATAGTTGAAATTATTAAGCCGGAGGGAGTGACTGACATATCACCTCCGGCTGGTTAAAAAATGGACTATTTATGAATAATGTTGTTGATTAATTCCGAGGAGCTTTTCGCAGATTCTCTTTGTATCTGGTGCGAAATCTTTGCCATACATCCATTGGAGGTGACCAATATCATACTTAGCTTTATTACCTCTCTTGCTGCCAAAATTGAATATGATATCACCTTCATCATCGATAGTGAACTTGCCTGACAGATCCATTACTGGCTTATCGTAATTGCAGAAAAGATGCATACCTTCCATATTCTGAGGGAGATCTTTATACTTCTGCAGCATAGCTTCAAATACATCAACCGTAGCCTCAATGTCAGCATCTGCGGCGTGAGCATCAACCATTTCATATCCCAAATAGAATTTAACTGCTGCGGACAATGTGCGTTCTTCCTGTCGTTTGAATATAGCACCAGCGTCTATAAACCTGATGCTGCTATAGTCGATGGTTTTACCAGTTCTCAGGAACTCATTGTAAAGCATTGGAATATCATACCTATTGCTATTGAAGCCTCCGAAATCACAGTTATCAAGGATATGCCATATATGTGCTGACAATTTCGCGAATGTTGGTTCGTTGGTAATATCTTGATCATATATACCATGGATAGCTGAAGCTTTCGCAGGGATAGGCATTTCAGGATTGATCAACCAGGAGAACGACTCTCGAGAGAAATCAGGATGAATTTTGCAGATAGCTAATTCAACTATTCTGTCTTTTGTGGTATCTAAACCGGTCGCTTCTATATCAAAGAAGGCTATCGGCCTACTGAATTTTAAACTCATAACTTTTGCTTTAAAATGGGGTTTTATTAAAATTGATCTCCAATCCTTTGGAGGCAACATTTACTGTTTTGGCTGTTTGTTCCTTGATCTCCTTTTTAAATTGCTCAGCATTGCTGTTACTGTCGCTTAAGTGGATCAGGAGAATATTATTAACCTTGGTAAGGTCATTCGCTTTTAAAAACTCTTTGCATGTAGCAAGGCTCATATGAGATTTAAGAACTCTGTTCCTAAGGAACTCAGGTGTTGCTCCCGCAGCTAATTTGGCATCGAGTATCGTCTGACAGTAGTTTGCTTCAATAATCACATTATGTAAGCCTGGGAATGAATACTCACAATAGTATGTGTCAGTGATAAAAACAAATGTGCCGGTATCCTTATGGTCAATCATAAATCCAAGGCATGGTACATCATGCTGCAGAGGGAAAGCCATGATCTTAAAGTTTCCGATCGTGAAGATCTTTTTTTCTTCGATCGCCTTTAACCTGTGACTTTTAAAGCCAAATGTCTCCGCTGTCTCTGGCAGACAATGAACATTAATGCCTGCATTTACAGCTTCTCGCACACCTTTGCAATGATCCTGGTGTGAATGTGAGACAAGACATCCTACCACCTTTTTGAGGTTAAAGTTCAGGGACTGCTTAATGTCCCCGAACTTTACACCGCACTCAATTAGTAATGCTTCATCGTCGTTGTGGACGATGTAAGCATTACCTATTGACCCGGAGCTAACTACTTTAAGTTTCATTAGAAAGGAGCTCTGCTTTTAGGTGGAGTACTAGCCGGACCACCATTCAAATCAGGCGTTTGTTGTGCAGAATCAAAATTCTCATTTGGCTGGATACCAGATTTACGATAATCAACTGGATCAGCAGCTTTATCAACAACAACCTGAGCCTCTTCAAATACCAATTCTTTTTTATTAGCATTTTGTTCAATAATGTTACTCACATTAGCAGATTGAGGATCGTTGGGCAAAAGAGAAGAGTCATCCGATGCTCCAGATTCAATTTTCAAAGCACGGCCAATAACGGTTTTTTCACACATCTGGTCTGGAAAGTTTTTATGCGCAGGTGAAGCACCTCTTGAACCACCTTGCGCCCATGCTTTATGAATTTGACCCAAGGACATAATCTCACTATCAGTTGATCCGTCGTTATATATTACGATAGCGTAGGCTCCAACTATTTCTTCAGGAATTACATTTGCCAGAGATTGCTCATGTTTCTCAATGTGCTTCCTGCCGGTAGTATGGTCAACTGAATAAACAAACGTATCTTGCTTGTAAACAGTTACAGCATTAACCTCTTTCACATTAGCATTCCTTTTTGAAATTGCTATTTTACCTATATAACTTTCTTCCAGTTCAAGCTTATTACCGTAAACAACGAAATAGCATTGTTTTTTTATTACACTTAAGCCCTGAGTAACCATTTCAAGGAAGGCATTTGCAATACTTTCCATAGTACAAACTTCCAGAGCTGGTTTCTTATTTAAATCTACTGTTTGCTGCAAAATAAGCCATGCAGAACGAACTGCGTTCTCTGGGATATAATTAGGGGGCAATACTAATTCTCCTGCTGATTGGAAATCAGCCACTCTTTTAAGGATAGAATCCACAGTACCTTCTGCGAACTTTTTAACAGCTTGCTGCTGTTGTGGTGCTATTTCTGTTGACATATTATTGATTTATTGAATGATTAAATGTGTTTTAGGTATTCCGTACTTTTCTTCTAACTCAATGAGTCTTTGTGCGCGGTCCATTTTATTTAGAGATGTTTGATTGATATTATTTATGACAGCCAAAACATCATTTATATACCATGTGATTCGTTGTTCAGCGCATTCTATTGCAAAATTTTCTGGTGTACCAACATCTCCAGGCATATCTTTATGGGTAAGCAAATCGCGAGTTGTTTCCACAATAATTTTACTGAGTTGCTCTATGCTTTCCATATTATGACGGTTTAAGACTATTAAACTTTTGAACAGCTATATCAAGGTTGTCTGTAGCAAGTATTTGGAAGCCCTTCTGATGGATAAGAAAGGTTGGTTTTATTCTCGCAATATCGATTTCAACTGTAAGAGTTACTCTTGTCCATCTATCAATATGCTTTTCAGTCATTAGGCTTCGATACTTCTTTTTAAAGAGAGATTCAACTGTTAAATCCATTATGCTACCCTCAGCGTTTTATCATCTGGTGAAACGATCAGGTTAATTATTTGGGAGCTGATTTCAGGAATCAGGGTAACCGATTCTCTATTATCTAAAAATATTGGAGCGGCTACTCCATAATGAGTGCTGAGAGTATTGATAATATCGATACCTGCCCATATCTTTCCTGCAGTATTAAGGTCCGAATAAGGAACTCCTTCATACATTGTATCGCATATTTCGAACTCATCACCATCAATCTTCTTATCAAAAAGTTTGAAGGTTACGTATCTGAACAAACCATTGATTCTACTTTCAGTAGTTTCAATTTTTGCTCTGTTGAAATCATCAATAGTAAATTCAATGCCTTCAAGGTCAGCGATCTGTTGAGCTAAGTTGCTTTCATTATTTTCAAGCTCAGAAACCCTTTTTAAAATATTTTCACGTTGTACCTTTGTAGACAGTTGGTTTTTTAGTAAATCAAGCTTAGATGATATTGATTGACGTTTTTCATTTAGATCAGATAATTCAATCTTAGGGCTTTCAGGAAGGTTATTTTCCATCAATACAAGGCTATCACTTAACTCTATATATTCCTTATTATTTATTAAGGCGGCTTGAATTGTCGGAATAGGAACAGAGTTTATATCTTCAAATTCAGAAAGTTCAGCTTTAGCTTTTACAAGCTGCTTATTGAGAGTTAAAAGAGCATTGTTAAGTAACGATACGATTTCGTTAGTTGAAAGGACTTCTTTATTATGCTCAGCAGCCAGGGACTCTATGCTTGATAAGCTTAGTTCCTTATCCTGATTAAAATTCTTTATTAACTCATTCTGCTTTGAAAGAATATCATCCTGCTCAAGCTGTCTTTTACAGGTAGGACACGCAAATTCACCGTCTTTGAAAACAAGATCTTTCTCATTGATCAATGTCCACTTATCACGAAGCGCGTCGGTTTTTGTCGAAAGCTCTAAAACCTTCTTATTAGAGGAATCAATTAATAGTGACTTGCTTTTGATATCCCGCTGCAGATTCTCAATATTGTTATTTAGCAATGAGAGTTGGTTACGGAGGTTATTAGCCCTATCCTGCAACTGAGATTGAACATCAAACTTTACCTGGTTAATACTGGATTTTACTGAATGAATCTTTCCCTGTTTGGCCTGTATTTCTTTAAATTCCTTATCATAAGCAGAATTACGGTCATCTATTGCAAGTTGTATCTCATTTATTTTACCGTTTAAGCCTGCAATTTCTGTCTCAACTACAGCGTAGTCCACGACTTCCGGTAGTGATCTCTGAAGTTCATCGATACGGGTGGGAATCGCCTGTAAGTCATCCTTAAGCTTCTTTTTCTTCGCTGACACCTCTCTTTTATATTCCGAAAGAGTTTTATTGCTAAGTGAATTCATCAATGCTTCGAATTCTGGACGAGATTCTTCAATTTCATTGTCAGACACGTTACCAGCCAATTGAAAAAGCATATTTCTTCGCTCAGTCCATTTAAGTGAGTTAAAATAACTTGGATTAGTTAGCATTTTCAATGCTGATTCAGCAATTATGGAGTCAATTTTAGCCTGGTACTCCTTTGCCTGCATTGGTACATCGTTGCAATAAAATAGATTTTCATTACCACTATAAACATGGTCTTTTTGGCCTTTAGGCTTAGTCCATTTTTCGTGGAATACACGTTTAAATACATCCTCGTTATTGCCGGTAGTGATGTAAAGTGTTACCTCATGATCACCTCTATTAAGAGAGGTATCAACAGTGTTTTTGATATTAAAATCCTTCCTATCATTACTATCCTTACCATATAGGCACCAGAACCAAGCGTCAGCTATTGTTGTTTTGAAGCCACCGTTTTGGGCGTATATGTTAGTGACATCACTAAATTCAATGGTGAGATTCTTTACACCTTTGAAATTGTTAATGATCATCTTGCTGATGAACATGTTTACTAGATTTTTCATTGCTTTAAAATATTAGGGGTGGGCTTATTTATTAATTAGTAATTCTGCCTGAAGGCGAAGAGCTTTGCATTCTGCCTGCATTGCAATGATCTTGATAAGAACTTTTTGAGCGAGCTGGCGTAGTTCTGATTTATCTTTTGAACTCATTTTTAAAGAGATTTTGGTACATAATCATTTTGACAGTTGGAGTAAAGGAGATATGAACCTGGCTTTTGACGTGAGTCACCCAGGAGTTAAATCCTTCTGTAGATTTGTCATAACCCGTAGGAGTTACTGTTTTCGATACAGACAGCACTTTAGGCCGCGTACCTGATGTTTGGTTTGATGATTGATTAATCATAACTTTGCTTTGCTTTAAAATGTTAAGGGGTGACTCTTGACTGATTTACCCAGGGTTGCTGCTCTGGGTATTTTTTATTTCCGTTTAGCTCTTCGGGTGTACGCTCTATCCTCTTCAATTTCATTTCCGACCTTGTAGTAGGTTTTGTCCATGAAAGAATCGACATCTTTTCTTTTGAACATTAGCTTACCACATACGTTCCTGCATCCTATTTCATGCTTATGATCCGTAACCCAATCCCTACTGAAGTGAGTATAATCCATTAAGTCCTGAACTGTCATATAAGGTTCTAGCTTTGTTTGCTTAACGCCTGCGGAAAGTTCTTGAACTTGTGACCCAAGCATTTCAATTTTAGAAATTAGATTGCTTAAAAGCTCGGTACTTACTATTGATATGCCTTCCATTATTTATTCCTCCAAACTTTTAAATATTCTAATCCTTTAATTACCTCTTTAACCGTTTCATATTCCCGATCAGGGAATTCAAACTTTATATCTTTACTGATTAGCGGAGCGACCTTCATCCTGTCTGCATACCAGAAGTAGATAGGTTTTTTTATCTCCTCCAACTTTCTCAGCGGCCCGATCCAGCTAAACTTCTCTTTTGGGGCCTCAATCACCTTTACCATATCCATTTTATAATTCCTTTCTTCGTTGCGAAATACACATACTCTGCTCTGGTACTCATGCCGGTCTTAGCTTTCATATTCTGCCAATGTTTTTTAAGTGTAGAAATTGAAATAAAAAGTGCATTAGCGATGTGCTTATTCGACATCATTGATTTTTTAAGAATCCGGATCTCCATTTTAGTGAGAGTACCATTCTTCACTTTGATACCGCAGCAGAGCTTTCCTTCTGCTTTACACTTGCCACGAAAACCACAATCAAAATATTCAGACTCTCCCATCATTCCGTTTACATCGATATCAGGATTAGGATCTAATCCTCCATATTTGCAGAATGCATAATGCTTCAGGTAATCCTCTTTTGCTAAGCCTTTTATTTTGCTTAATGATCGCATAGCGACATGGTTTTTAACCAGATCCTCTTCAAGTTTATATTTGATCCATTCAGGGAATTCGGAGAATGTATTATATACAATACCCTGGTTGATGCACCGGACATCAATGATGCCCTTCTGAGCGAAAAACTCGACACCGTTGTCAATCATTCCGGCGAAGTGTATATTTTGGTAAGTAGCTGTTAACATATAGTCCTTTTTAAGTATTGTCAGATATGGCGATAAACGTATCTTTGTTGTGTTGTACAATACAAATGTCAATAGAATTATTTTCTATTCAAATAGATAATTAGATTATTTATCTATTAAACATGCATCTATCTGATTTTCAGATAGATTTATTTTCTATTATGAACTTAAAAGAAAGAATTAAGACGTTTATTAAGCATTTAAGCATTGATGTTAAGACATTTGAGACAAAATGTGAACTATCAAATGGATTTGTAAATAACATTGGCCAGAGCATTAGAGAGAAATCGATGGGCCAAATTCTATCAGTTTATCCAGATCTAAATAGAAATTGGATATTGACTGGAGAAGGAAATATGTTAAAATCGGAAGTTAAATCTAATGCGTTAGATCTAGGTGACCTCCCTAGTAATTTTGAATTAGATGATACACCTCATATTGATCTTCCTGGAGGAGATATATTATTAGTATTCCCATTAGTAAGCGAGAGTGCCTATGCGGGTTACGCAGCGGGTTATTCAGATCCAGAATATATTGAACAATTACCTAAACATAGTATCATTGTGCAGGAATACCATAAAGGAAAATATAGGGGGTTTGAGGTTGTTGGCGACAGCATGGATGATGGAACTATAAAAAGTATACCAGACAAGAGCAGGGTCACGGGAAGGTTTTTGATGCATCATCACTGGAAGAATAAACTGCATTTGCACAGATATACTGAATTCGTTATAGTAAGAAAAGACGATGGTATTCAAGTAAAGAAAATCATAAAACATGATGTAGAGAATGGAATCATTACTTGCCATTCGACAAATCCAGATAAAGACTCGTATCCAGATTTTGAAGTTAATCTTGAAGATGTTCAGGAGCTATACAATGTTATTGATGTTTCAATAAGGAGATAGAAGAATGGTAAATAAAGACAGTATAAACAGAATGTACCGTGCTGCGGATGATGCCGCCTGGGAAAACAACCCTTTAATATTAGGATATGAAATCAGGCTATCTGAAACAACTAAGAAGGGCCATAGCTATTGTAGTAAATGCGTAAGTCTCGCTGGTAAATACCCCTCGAATTTTAAATGGACTGGATGGCATGATGGATGTATCTGTTTTAAAATCCCTATACTGATGGATGACGATATGATGGCTAAGTATCAAAAGCTTGTAGCCCAAGGACTTGATACACCTGGTGCAATACAAGAACTGCAAAAAGAAGTTCGTATAAAGGAAGTGCCGAAAAATTATCTAGATCTCTACCTAAATGAACTTTAACATGAAAAATACAATTATAATTTTAATGATGATGTTTTCTTGTTCATCATTTTCACAGGAAAAGCCGGATAGTCTACGTATGCCTTCAAAAGACGGAAGAGTAGAGATTTCTGAGGTTATTATTGTAAATAATAAAAAATCTGCTGAATTATTTAGTGACGCTCTGTTATTTATTGCGGAAAACTACAATAGTCCGCAAACAGTTACGAGGCTAAGCGACAGAACATCTGGCAAACTGCTTGTGAATACATTTTTTGTGGTAAGTGATTATTTCCATATAAAGTGCATTCTTGAATTAGATATTAAAGATGGAAAATATAAATATGTTTTTAAAGATTTCACCTATCAAGTGGTGGTTGAGAGCCTAAAAGGCGATTTAGCTCCAAAAGCGCAGGCCTTCGACACTGTTTTTCCAAGCAAAAATTACAAAGATCCAAATGTATATACAAAACTGGCCATCGGTACATTGGATTCAATCAATCTACTAATCACGAATCTTAAAAAGACGATGAGTAAAAACGACTCATTCTAATAAACATGCAAACACTAGATTTAAAAACAATTGGGGCGCGTATTAGAGGGGTCCGTGAAGAACAAAATTTGACTCAGGAAGACTTCGGAAAAGTTGTAGGTGTAAATATGAAAACAATTTCTCTCCTGGAGAATGGACATAGGAAACCATCTCAGGAAGTCTTGTCAATTATTTCATCTAAATACAACATAAACCTTGACTGGGTAAGCACTGGTAATGGGGAAAGAATAAGTAATAAAAAGTCAGATCCGAAATCGATAGACAATTTACTTGCAAAAATTACTACTCTGGAATTGGATCTAGCACAAATGCGCGCAATAATGGAACAAATACTTAGAAAGTTATCTGATTAAAAGATAAGATCCGCTGCATCATCCAGCTCATCATCCTTTCTAATATCTTCGAGATATTTTTGATGAACAGCTAACGAACTATGTCCAAGTAGGGGCATAGTAAGCATTGGATTCTTTATTGCAACATCTGCAAACTTAGCGTAAGTATGTTTTGCCATATGACTACTTACATTTTTTTTAACACCTGCGAGCTTAGATATAGGCTTAAGATTATAATTTATAACAGCCGTACAAGATTCCTTGTGTTTCAGCCTTTTTTTATCGTTCTCAATAAAATCTAATTTGGGATCTGGTTTCCACTTAAAGAATGGAAAAAGCCTTTCATACTTATTCAGGTATTTGTTAACTATAACTTCCGCTTCCGGGAGTAGCTTAATATCGTAATGCCGGCCAGTCTTGTCAGACATGTACCTGAATCTTGAATTTTTGAAGTGCTCACTTGTTGCCTGCAAAAGATCCCCAACCCTTACGCCACGTAAATAGACTTGAAGAACGAAAAAATCCCTTACAGGAATTAATCTTGATTCTTCCGGCAGTTCTAAATTGGCAATGGCAATAAACTCATCACGTGTGAGCTTTTGTTTCAAAGTTTCCTTACGGCCGTGAGTAAAAGATTCTCCTGTTGAAGTAAGGACCCCACCATTAGTAGTAATAGCCCTCTTCAAAACTTTTAATTTCTTATTTATTGAATTATCCTTATTTCCTTTATTCACTAACTTGCCTACAAATTTATTATACCAGGCTGAATCAATGTTCTTCAATGGAATTTTAAGATTTGAATAAAATGTTTTAAGATCATTGAACACAGCCGTGATAGACGCATGCCCAGCATGCTTCCCGGCATCAGAAAGCCTTTCTAACTCTAATTGAATAACTTCCTCTAAAGTAATATTAGATACTGTCAAAAATGGATTTTCTCCAACTAATACCGCTTTCTCGGCCTCGGCAACTCTATCAGAAATCATCACATTAATCAGTGAGTAATTTTCAATTTTTTTATTGACACGCTTTGTTGTATCGTCCCACTGATCCTTTGTACAAGTATGTAGTTGCTTCCTCTTTACAGCTTTGTTTCCATCAATAATCTGTAACATTATAGGATGCCTGCCCCCGGAATATGTTTTGTGCGTATACAGAATCACTTTGACGGAAGCCATGGTGTAAATTATTTTAGGGCGGTGTAAATAATATTTATTAGTTTTTAGAAGGGCAATTTACACGCGGTGTAAATCAAGTGTAATATATATTACCTCATTGAGCCTAGCCCTTCCGAACAAATATATTTAAAACAGCTGTAAAAACAAACAGCGGAAGCCTTCTTTAAGAAGACATCCGCTGTGCATTGGGTGAATGTGGTCCCGACGAGAATCGAACTCATATCTAAAGTTTAGGAAACTTCTATTCTATCCGTTGAACTACGGGACCTGTACTACCTGATTACGCTTCCACTCACATGGTTTTGTAAAGGCGACACAAAAGTAAGTTTTCCATCTGAATTTTCAGACATTAAAATCATTCCCTGAGATAAAATACCTTTAATTTCTCTCGGAGCAAGATTGATCAATAAGCTAACCTGCTGACCAACTACTTCTTCTGGAGTAAAATACTCCGCAATTCCTGAAACAACCGTACGCTCATCCAAACCTGTATCCAAAGTAAGCTTTAACAACTTCTTCGTCTTCTCTACCTTCTCAGCAGCGATTATTGTCGCTACACGGATATCCATCGCACTAAACTGATCGAAATCTATATTCTCTTTAGCAGGAGCTACCACTACATTAGCCGCTATATTATCAACTTTACTCTGGTTTAACTTGTCAATCTGAGCCTGAACATCAGTATCTTCAACCTTTTCAAATAACAAAGCAGCTTCATTCAGCTGGTGACCTGGCTGCAATAAATCTATCTTACCGGCATCTCCCCACAAATGAGCCTCGTGGTTTAACATTCCTCTTAACTTCTCTGCCGTGAATGGTAAAAATGGTTCTATTAAAATCTCCAGACCAGCAACAATCTGCAAACTGATATTTAAAATAGTTTTTACCCTGTCTTCATCAGTTTTA is a window encoding:
- a CDS encoding 3'-5' exonuclease; the encoded protein is MSLKFSRPIAFFDIEATGLDTTKDRIVELAICKIHPDFSRESFSWLINPEMPIPAKASAIHGIYDQDITNEPTFAKLSAHIWHILDNCDFGGFNSNRYDIPMLYNEFLRTGKTIDYSSIRFIDAGAIFKRQEERTLSAAVKFYLGYEMVDAHAADADIEATVDVFEAMLQKYKDLPQNMEGMHLFCNYDKPVMDLSGKFTIDDEGDIIFNFGSKRGNKAKYDIGHLQWMYGKDFAPDTKRICEKLLGINQQHYS
- a CDS encoding RecT family recombinase; translation: MSTEIAPQQQQAVKKFAEGTVDSILKRVADFQSAGELVLPPNYIPENAVRSAWLILQQTVDLNKKPALEVCTMESIANAFLEMVTQGLSVIKKQCYFVVYGNKLELEESYIGKIAISKRNANVKEVNAVTVYKQDTFVYSVDHTTGRKHIEKHEQSLANVIPEEIVGAYAIVIYNDGSTDSEIMSLGQIHKAWAQGGSRGASPAHKNFPDQMCEKTVIGRALKIESGASDDSSLLPNDPQSANVSNIIEQNANKKELVFEEAQVVVDKAADPVDYRKSGIQPNENFDSAQQTPDLNGGPASTPPKSRAPF
- a CDS encoding AAA family ATPase; translation: MKNLVNMFISKMIINNFKGVKNLTIEFSDVTNIYAQNGGFKTTIADAWFWCLYGKDSNDRKDFNIKNTVDTSLNRGDHEVTLYITTGNNEDVFKRVFHEKWTKPKGQKDHVYSGNENLFYCNDVPMQAKEYQAKIDSIIAESALKMLTNPSYFNSLKWTERRNMLFQLAGNVSDNEIEESRPEFEALMNSLSNKTLSEYKREVSAKKKKLKDDLQAIPTRIDELQRSLPEVVDYAVVETEIAGLNGKINEIQLAIDDRNSAYDKEFKEIQAKQGKIHSVKSSINQVKFDVQSQLQDRANNLRNQLSLLNNNIENLQRDIKSKSLLIDSSNKKVLELSTKTDALRDKWTLINEKDLVFKDGEFACPTCKRQLEQDDILSKQNELIKNFNQDKELSLSSIESLAAEHNKEVLSTNEIVSLLNNALLTLNKQLVKAKAELSEFEDINSVPIPTIQAALINNKEYIELSDSLVLMENNLPESPKIELSDLNEKRQSISSKLDLLKNQLSTKVQRENILKRVSELENNESNLAQQIADLEGIEFTIDDFNRAKIETTESRINGLFRYVTFKLFDKKIDGDEFEICDTMYEGVPYSDLNTAGKIWAGIDIINTLSTHYGVAAPIFLDNRESVTLIPEISSQIINLIVSPDDKTLRVA
- a CDS encoding response regulator transcription factor, translated to MLTATYQNIHFAGMIDNGVEFFAQKGIIDVRCINQGIVYNTFSEFPEWIKYKLEEDLVKNHVAMRSLSKIKGLAKEDYLKHYAFCKYGGLDPNPDIDVNGMMGESEYFDCGFRGKCKAEGKLCCGIKVKNGTLTKMEIRILKKSMMSNKHIANALFISISTLKKHWQNMKAKTGMSTRAEYVYFATKKGIIKWIW
- a CDS encoding PcfJ domain-containing protein, translated to MKPRTKLQAQVFSLSQYLPELTADQKKWAFKNCIRHQGYRTLKHISCMDCGNIWSGPQKVKKCNCPNCGEKLIIEDTRKKNLKQDAIVALVNIIEDFQVIRFFEIKVDQKAGCTPKVYTREIVQQWFKPGEKLTIVGRTQSYGNGGFGGDMEIRANISNYYSSNKYDIYADKIFPEFNCLPIFKRNGFTSKVAGVNLYSMLIALLRDSKIETLLKADQHSLLAARLGDRNDKVYRYWDSIKICIRNKYLVKDAVSYLDYLDLLNHYGRDLRNAKYVCPSNFKKEHNRLVSKRAKEKRFADAIRNLEQAEKRKLLAEQEQQTYLKEKSPYFGIIFSDGELTIKILESVKEFIAEGDHHKHCIYTNRYYSKPDSLCFSAKIEGDPVETIELSLTNMKIIQSRGKNNEPSIHHDKIINLMKKNISVIKNRYRDLKKEVA
- a CDS encoding helix-turn-helix domain-containing protein — protein: MEGISIVSTELLSNLISKIEMLGSQVQELSAGVKQTKLEPYMTVQDLMDYTHFSRDWVTDHKHEIGCRNVCGKLMFKRKDVDSFMDKTYYKVGNEIEEDRAYTRRAKRK
- a CDS encoding PcfK-like family protein — its product is MKATDNFTKVINAHLHSLAEKDSLFFETLKKPNKNINDCIKYILNTVQKSGCNGFSDEEVFGMAVHYYDEDDIIPGSAINTKVVIKHNSEAIKQSFASDNIIRPVKKVIKKQDPINQPTLFG
- a CDS encoding MBL fold metallo-hydrolase, giving the protein MKLKVVSSGSIGNAYIVHNDDEALLIECGVKFGDIKQSLNFNLKKVVGCLVSHSHQDHCKGVREAVNAGINVHCLPETAETFGFKSHRLKAIEEKKIFTIGNFKIMAFPLQHDVPCLGFMIDHKDTGTFVFITDTYYCEYSFPGLHNVIIEANYCQTILDAKLAAGATPEFLRNRVLKSHMSLATCKEFLKANDLTKVNNILLIHLSDSNSNAEQFKKEIKEQTAKTVNVASKGLEINFNKTPF